In the genome of Bacteroides mediterraneensis, the window AAAGATGGTACCGTCATCCAGACTCCGGCCAACGCCCTGGTAGAGGTACTCCCCTCGGCAGCCGCCAATGCCCCGGCCTACAACCGCCTGAAAGAGATGGTCGTGGTGCACACCGGACTCGAACTGGGGGCCACCATCGTACTGGACTATTCCATCGTGAGCAAGGCCGGTTACCTGCCGGAACTGGATGTCTGCTGCCCGGTGAAAGAACTTTCCCCCATCAAGGAATATACCTTCCGTCTGAACGTTCCGGCCGGAAAAGCGGTACACTATGAACTGCTGAACGCTTCCGCCAAACCGGCCATTACCCAAGGAAGCGGCATGAAAACTTTTACCTGGACACTGAAAGATGTGAAACCCCATCCGTACGCTTATCCCTCTGCCAGAGGAGCCATGGGACAGGTACAGGCAGTGAGCAGCGGCATGATGCCCGTCTTCATAGCCTCCACCTGGCCGCGTTACGACGAAGCCCTGAAAAGCCTGAAAGATCAGTTCCAGCCCGGCAGCCGTTCCGTCATTGAAGCCAAAGTGGCCGAACTGACCCGAGGAATTGAAGGCAACCCGCAGGCCATCCGCAATGCCATTGCCGACTACATGGCCGGCCTGTATCAGCTGGGACGTTGCGGGGTATCCCTGCAAGAAGCTGGCTACCGCCTGCGTCCGGCTTCGGAAGTCATTCGCTCAGCCTACGGTACCCAGGCGGAACTGGTGAACCTGGATGTCACCTTGCAACAGGCTGCCGGACTGGAAGCGGAAGTGGCCGTCTGCGCCCTGCGTCCGTCCACGAAAGACAATCAGGGACTGTCCAGCCTCGTATCGGTGGTAGCCCAGAGCAAGCTGATGCCCGAAAAGGTCGCCCTGACCGGTACGGAAGAAGCCTGCCTGCAACCCTTCCTGACAGTGACCAACCTGGAAGGCAACCCCCTGACAATGGAAGCCTATCTGAGTGCCAAGGATATGCAGCAAACCGACACCCTGCAAGTAGAC includes:
- a CDS encoding DUF3857 domain-containing protein — its product is MKTLSIYIGIIGMLLLAVLPAKAASEAEFRKLSKTYTLRADGSQEVRVQKELTLFTHAAMNSLYGETFIVYDPNFQKLEIHESYTRQKDGTVIQTPANALVEVLPSAAANAPAYNRLKEMVVVHTGLELGATIVLDYSIVSKAGYLPELDVCCPVKELSPIKEYTFRLNVPAGKAVHYELLNASAKPAITQGSGMKTFTWTLKDVKPHPYAYPSARGAMGQVQAVSSGMMPVFIASTWPRYDEALKSLKDQFQPGSRSVIEAKVAELTRGIEGNPQAIRNAIADYMAGLYQLGRCGVSLQEAGYRLRPASEVIRSAYGTQAELVNLDVTLQQAAGLEAEVAVCALRPSTKDNQGLSSLVSVVAQSKLMPEKVALTGTEEACLQPFLTVTNLEGNPLTMEAYLSAKDMQQTDTLQVDKAQLQQPAEGWGIVVLPDPTPVRTLYAYAANTTIPESILLPRTMNCTLETIVRLPEGIKVTPRADKEVSNACGKVAFSYQPTKDGVKVTRSLRISRQLQTPSNYKELYALLAEWRDANNHTLVVKKVAE